The segment ACGATATGGGAGGGTATCCACTTTTTTTGAGTAAAAACGATATACAGTTGGGTAGAGGGGAAACGATTGAGGACACCGCCAGGACACTTTCAAGATATGTTGATATGATCATGATCAGAACTTTTGAACATAGTAAAGTGGAAAAGCTTGCAAAATATAGCTCTGTGCCTGTCATAAATGGCCTTACAGATGATTTTCATCCATGTCAGGTAATGGCGGATATTATGACAGTTTACGAAAAGTTTGGTACTTATGATTTAAAACTTGCCTATGTGGGTGATGGAAACAATATGGCACATTCTTTGATGATTGGGTGTTCTAAGTTTGGTATCGATTTTTCTATCGCTACACCAAAGGGTTATGAACCAAAGTTTGAGGTCTTAAACTATGCTATGGATGTTGCCAGAAAAAACGGTAAAACGATCCATTTCAACAACGATCCTTACGAAGCTGTGAGGGGGGCTGATATAATCTATACAGATGTTTGGACCAGTATGGGTCAGGAAGCTGAGAATGAAATAAGATTAAAAGCTTTTCAGGGTTATCAGGTGGATATGGAACTTTTAAAGGCTACAGGTAAAAAAACATACTTTATGCATTGCCTTCCGGCGCATAGAGGGGAAGAGGTTTCAGATGATGTAATTGAATCTGAATTTTCGATCGTGTTTGATGAAGCAGAAAACAGATTACATGCACAGAAAGCCATTATGGCTTACTTAATAAAAAATGGAGAATTTGGAGGTTTACTATGAGTAGAGAAAAGGTGGTATTGGCTTACTCAGGGGGGCTTGACACCTCTGTCATATTAAAATGGCTCGACCTTAAGGGTTACGATGTTGTTGCCTATGTTGCAGATCTGGGACAGAGGGATGACTTTAAAGCGATTGAGGAAAAGGCCTATAAATCAGGTGCTAAAGAATTTTACGTTGTCGATCTAAAGGATTACTTTGTAAGAGATTTCGTTTTTACTGCAATAAAGTTTAATGCCATGTATGAAGGTAGATATCTTATGGGGACATCCCTTGCAAGACCAGTTATAGCAAAGGGGATGGTGGATATTGCCAGAAAGACAGGGGCAAAATATATCGCCCACGGTGCAACCGGTAAGGGGAATGACCAGGTGAGGTTTGAACTGTCTGCTGCAGCACTCTATCCTGAGCTTAAGGCCATTGTGCCCTGGAGGGATCCAGAATTTTTTAACGTAATAAAAGGAAGAAAAGAAGCTATGGACTTCGCCAGAGAGCATGGAATACCAGTAAAAGCTACTGCAGACAAACCATGGAGTTCTGATGAAAATCTTATGCATATAAGCTTTGAGGCTGGAATACTTGAAGATCCTTCCATGAGGCCCCCCAAAGATATGTTTGAGCTTACCATAGATCCCGTAGATGCCCCTAATGAACCTGAGCAGATCGAGATAGAATTTGAAAAAGGTGCACCAGTAAAGGTAAATGGAAAAGCTTATTCCCCGGCAGAGCTTTTGAAGGTGGTAAATGCTCTTGGTTCCAAACATGGTATAGGAAGGGTTGATATGGTTGAAAGCCGTTATGTGGGGATGAAATCAAGGGGTGTTTACGAAACTCCAGGAGCCACAATACTTATGGCTGCCCATAGAGACCTCGAAGGGCTTACTCTGGATGGATCTTTGATAAATCTTAAAGATACACTTATGCCGAGATTTTCCCACCTCGTGTATGCCGGGTACTGGTTTACCCACGAAATGGAGTGTTTGAGGACATTTTTGGAGAAAACTCAGGAATTTGTCACTGGTAAAGTTAGATTGGAGCTTTACAAAGGGAATGTTTACTACATAGGTAGAGAGTCCGAATACTCCCTTTATGATAAGCTTGTGGTATCTATGGATGATGATCTTGGTGCATATAATCAAACAGATGCCACAGGATTTATAAAGCTACATGCGCTTCCTATAAAAGCCCATGCAAAAAGGCTTGCTAAATTTGGTAAAAACATAATCGGGTGATGTATGTATTTTCAGGATGTAATTCTTAAATTACAGGAGTTTTGGGCCAGGAATGGGTGTATAATTTATCAACCGTACGATATAGAGGTTGGGGCAGGTACATTCAACCCTGCCACTTTTTTGAGATGTCTTGGGCCTGAACCCTGGAATGTGGCTTATGTGGAACCCAGCAGAAGACCCACAGATGGTAGATATGGTGAAAATCCAAACAGATTACAGCATTATTACCAGTTTCAGGTGATTTTAAAGCCCTCTCCGGATAACATACAGGATTTATACCTGGATAGTTTAAAACAGCTTGGTATAGATCCGCTGGAGCATGATATCAGGTTTGTGGAGGATGATTGGGAATCTCCAACACTTGGTGCATGGGGATTGGGCTGGGAGGTCTGGCTTGATGGTATGGAGATTACCCAGTTTACATACTTTCAACAGGCTGGCGGTATCGATTTAAAACCGGTTTCGGGTGAAATAACATATGGTCTCGAAAGGATTACTATGTATCTTCAGGGAGTGGAGTCTGTTTTTGATCTAAAATGGAATGAAAATGTCACATACGGGGATGTTTACCATAGAAACGAAGTGGAATTTTCAAGATTCAATTTTGAAGAAGCGGATGTGGAGATGAATTTCAAGCTTTTCGAGATGTACGAAAAGGAGTGCGTAAGGCTTGTGGAAAAAGGATTAGTTTTGCCAGCTTATGATTTCTGTCTAAAGTGTAGTCATACATTTAATCTACTGGATGCAAGAAATGCCATCTCCGTAACAGAAAGAACTGGGTACATCGGAAGGGTAAGAAATCTCGCTAAGCTCTGTGCTGAGGGGTATCTTAAATCAAGAGAGGAGATGGGATTTCCGCTTCTAAGAAAAGCTAATAAATAGATAATTATAGTTGTTTGTATTTTAAAAAAGGGTGGTTTTACCACCCTTTCATTTAAAGCATTTCGAATAATTTCTTTACCATATCTTCTATTCCTGTGGCCACTTCTGATATACTCTTTCCAAGCATATAAGCCGGTGTGGTGATTATTTTGTTTTCTTTATCCACCACAGCTTCTTTAACAGGACAAGAGATATGCTTACCACCAAGTTTTTCGATGGCGGAGGCAACTCCTGTGTCTGTACCTATGGTGAGTTTTGGATCGATTTTTAAGCCGGATAATGCCTTGGCAAGTAAAACGGGAGATATACAAACTGCCGCAAGAGGTTTTTTAGCTTTTACTGTTTCCTGAACGACTCTTGCCACTTCCGGATCTATTTTGCAATCTGCACCATCGAAAGCAAAAGTGGTGAGGTTTTTGGCGGCACCAAATCCACCCGGGAAGACAACAGCATCCACTTCTGAAACATTTAGATCTTTCAAATTTTTGATATTACCCCTTGCTATCCTTGCCGATTCCACCAGAACATTTCTTGTTTCACCTTTTGCCTCTTCCCCAGTTAGATGGTTTACAACGTGATACTGGGGGATATCAGGCGCTGCCATTACAAGCTCCGCACCATACTTGTCCAGAAAATACATAGTTAAAACGGCTTCATGGATTTCACTTCCATCATAAACGCCACATCCGCTCAGTACAACTGCTACTTTTGGTTTTGCCATACAAACCTCCCATTAATTTATTTGTTTAAGAGATTTTTAAATCTATCCACATTCATAAAGCTTGTTCTGGTGCAATCATTTATACCCACA is part of the Calditerrivibrio nitroreducens DSM 19672 genome and harbors:
- the argF gene encoding ornithine carbamoyltransferase; translation: MKKDFLTLRDYDSDTLKKLVQLAIKMKKERLTFGRDILKNKTVALIFEKSSTRTRVSFEVGVYDMGGYPLFLSKNDIQLGRGETIEDTARTLSRYVDMIMIRTFEHSKVEKLAKYSSVPVINGLTDDFHPCQVMADIMTVYEKFGTYDLKLAYVGDGNNMAHSLMIGCSKFGIDFSIATPKGYEPKFEVLNYAMDVARKNGKTIHFNNDPYEAVRGADIIYTDVWTSMGQEAENEIRLKAFQGYQVDMELLKATGKKTYFMHCLPAHRGEEVSDDVIESEFSIVFDEAENRLHAQKAIMAYLIKNGEFGGLL
- a CDS encoding argininosuccinate synthase, with translation MSREKVVLAYSGGLDTSVILKWLDLKGYDVVAYVADLGQRDDFKAIEEKAYKSGAKEFYVVDLKDYFVRDFVFTAIKFNAMYEGRYLMGTSLARPVIAKGMVDIARKTGAKYIAHGATGKGNDQVRFELSAAALYPELKAIVPWRDPEFFNVIKGRKEAMDFAREHGIPVKATADKPWSSDENLMHISFEAGILEDPSMRPPKDMFELTIDPVDAPNEPEQIEIEFEKGAPVKVNGKAYSPAELLKVVNALGSKHGIGRVDMVESRYVGMKSRGVYETPGATILMAAHRDLEGLTLDGSLINLKDTLMPRFSHLVYAGYWFTHEMECLRTFLEKTQEFVTGKVRLELYKGNVYYIGRESEYSLYDKLVVSMDDDLGAYNQTDATGFIKLHALPIKAHAKRLAKFGKNIIG
- the glyQ gene encoding glycine--tRNA ligase subunit alpha → MYFQDVILKLQEFWARNGCIIYQPYDIEVGAGTFNPATFLRCLGPEPWNVAYVEPSRRPTDGRYGENPNRLQHYYQFQVILKPSPDNIQDLYLDSLKQLGIDPLEHDIRFVEDDWESPTLGAWGLGWEVWLDGMEITQFTYFQQAGGIDLKPVSGEITYGLERITMYLQGVESVFDLKWNENVTYGDVYHRNEVEFSRFNFEEADVEMNFKLFEMYEKECVRLVEKGLVLPAYDFCLKCSHTFNLLDARNAISVTERTGYIGRVRNLAKLCAEGYLKSREEMGFPLLRKANK
- the elbB gene encoding isoprenoid biosynthesis glyoxalase ElbB; amino-acid sequence: MAKPKVAVVLSGCGVYDGSEIHEAVLTMYFLDKYGAELVMAAPDIPQYHVVNHLTGEEAKGETRNVLVESARIARGNIKNLKDLNVSEVDAVVFPGGFGAAKNLTTFAFDGADCKIDPEVARVVQETVKAKKPLAAVCISPVLLAKALSGLKIDPKLTIGTDTGVASAIEKLGGKHISCPVKEAVVDKENKIITTPAYMLGKSISEVATGIEDMVKKLFEML